The following are encoded together in the Erwinia sp. E602 genome:
- a CDS encoding barstar family protein, producing the protein MREERFDLSEVADAADFYRQFAARFELNYFGNNLDALWDVLTGQLNLPLRVTLCHLQQHPQRPALARIVQVMQEAEAETDGAFCICNDEG; encoded by the coding sequence ATGCGTGAAGAACGCTTTGATCTCAGCGAGGTCGCGGACGCCGCCGATTTTTATCGCCAGTTTGCCGCGCGTTTTGAGCTGAATTACTTCGGTAACAATCTTGATGCGCTGTGGGATGTGCTGACCGGTCAGCTTAATCTGCCGCTGCGGGTTACCCTGTGCCATCTGCAGCAACACCCACAGCGGCCGGCGCTGGCGAGGATAGTGCAGGTGATGCAGGAAGCAGAAGCGGAGACCGACGGGGCCTTTTGCATCTGTAACGATGAGGGCTGA
- a CDS encoding ribonuclease domain-containing protein: MADTAARSTHSGSASRAERTEPAGYGSVASGAGGENERGSAAGSPAATIDRLTAESRVANYIQQHQRLPDYYIRKSAARRQGWDPAKGNLCQVLPGRAIGGDRFSNREGGLPEKSGRSWYEADVNYQCGRRGADRLLYSSDGLIFVTRDHYRHFEQVK; encoded by the coding sequence ATGGCGGATACCGCGGCGAGGTCAACCCATTCGGGCTCGGCCTCCCGCGCGGAAAGAACGGAACCCGCTGGTTACGGCTCGGTAGCCAGTGGCGCTGGCGGGGAAAACGAGCGTGGATCAGCAGCGGGCAGTCCGGCCGCCACTATCGATCGGCTTACCGCTGAATCGCGGGTGGCCAACTATATTCAGCAGCATCAGCGGCTGCCGGACTACTATATCCGCAAGTCGGCGGCGCGCAGACAGGGCTGGGACCCGGCAAAAGGTAACCTGTGTCAGGTGCTGCCGGGGCGGGCGATCGGCGGCGATCGCTTCAGCAACCGCGAGGGCGGGCTGCCGGAGAAAAGCGGCCGCAGCTGGTATGAAGCCGACGTCAACTATCAGTGCGGGCGGCGCGGCGCCGACCGGCTGCTGTACTCCAGCGACGGGCTGATCTTCGTCACCCGCGATCACTATCGCCACTTTGAACAGGTGAAATAA
- a CDS encoding virulence factor SrfC family protein gives MKSINQILSAQAVKKRDALTQGIEQALAWLELNRQQSPRLDLEADSLSVKLLRQHNKASALVSAVQKPPAIGLFGLAQQGKSYLIARLAASDKGRLECALGNSVLDYASQLNPQQHTAAPVLRFSAQQHASDSSWPVRLDLLSETELVAVLALQYRQSQTDRAAAPDESQLNERLQNVAPYRQAEPVAGITPQQVVALWDQVNQLQRRQDPALESHFWPQAVELAPLLGVDERARLFSLLWGEDRQLTALYRQLAHALHHLAGARRVLAPIGVLDEPSFSLLNDSGVSQFNASSDLIVQVAPLHQGRTLPAVNIALAELTLLCREVLLPLYSTPREALFSEVDLLDYPGLVTPSVLPDDEQHALALGFLQARRPLLLQRATLKQTLTHLLVCSASGHRLETPLVGRLLDQWVKQTQGENSQQRSGRKPGLIWAMTPFDQRLTHGHNHDAAVQRFVGQPGDAWGAMLAMDEKGVQRMAGYLSNEVLREAKLARMEVLRSEVQRELTENLLGQWAQNVEADDAAARLRIAETLLKALQTRTGVHGELLERLVPVRDTLRHLFLQREQRNERLLADEYSISDDDPFGIGVAIDLLSETPLTAVQTSYHSVPEVDHDAEFAQQVYRYWVNQLRQLPENGPLLELLGVSKPTLEMLTSELITASVRQGVEPALARILANDDAQGLPAGQVADRQVSRALSVIGDFVAWLGFQQLPEAERPESRINRGQKIFAKPEVQTASLGPGQRLTRLALKPNNHAAFYIYDWLVGLNTLIVQNAGWSAAREVSPEQREQLAQTVAMIRR, from the coding sequence ATGAAATCAATTAATCAAATTCTCTCCGCCCAGGCCGTGAAAAAACGTGACGCCCTGACGCAGGGCATCGAACAGGCGCTGGCCTGGCTGGAACTCAACCGCCAGCAGTCACCGCGGCTGGATCTGGAAGCCGACTCGTTGAGCGTCAAGCTGCTGCGCCAGCATAATAAGGCCAGCGCGCTGGTCAGCGCGGTGCAGAAGCCTCCGGCCATCGGCCTGTTCGGCCTGGCGCAGCAGGGTAAGTCCTATCTGATCGCCCGGCTGGCGGCCAGCGATAAAGGGCGGCTGGAGTGCGCGCTGGGCAACAGCGTGCTGGATTACGCCAGCCAGCTCAACCCGCAGCAGCACACCGCCGCGCCGGTGCTGCGCTTCAGCGCACAGCAGCACGCCAGCGACAGCAGCTGGCCGGTGCGGCTGGACCTGCTGAGCGAGACTGAACTGGTGGCGGTGCTGGCGCTGCAGTACCGCCAGTCGCAGACGGATCGCGCCGCCGCGCCCGATGAGTCGCAGCTGAACGAACGCCTGCAGAACGTGGCGCCCTACCGCCAGGCGGAGCCGGTGGCCGGCATTACCCCGCAGCAGGTGGTGGCGCTGTGGGATCAGGTAAATCAGCTGCAGCGCCGCCAGGACCCGGCGCTGGAGAGCCACTTCTGGCCGCAGGCGGTGGAGCTGGCGCCGCTGCTCGGCGTTGACGAGCGCGCGCGGCTGTTCTCGCTGCTGTGGGGCGAAGATCGCCAGCTGACCGCGCTCTATCGCCAGCTGGCGCACGCCCTGCACCATCTGGCCGGCGCCCGCCGGGTACTTGCCCCGATCGGCGTGCTGGATGAGCCGTCGTTCAGCCTGCTTAACGACAGCGGCGTCAGCCAGTTTAACGCCAGCAGCGACCTGATCGTGCAGGTCGCGCCGCTGCACCAGGGGCGCACCCTGCCGGCGGTGAATATCGCGCTGGCGGAGCTGACCCTGCTATGCCGTGAGGTACTGCTGCCGCTTTACAGTACCCCGCGTGAAGCGCTGTTCAGTGAGGTCGATCTGCTTGACTATCCCGGCCTGGTAACGCCCTCGGTGCTGCCGGACGACGAGCAGCACGCGCTGGCGCTGGGCTTTCTGCAGGCGCGCCGCCCGCTGCTGCTGCAGCGCGCGACCCTTAAGCAGACGCTGACCCATCTGCTGGTGTGCAGCGCCTCGGGCCACCGCCTGGAGACGCCGCTGGTCGGCCGGCTGCTCGACCAGTGGGTTAAGCAGACCCAGGGAGAGAACAGTCAGCAGCGCAGCGGCCGTAAGCCGGGTCTGATCTGGGCGATGACGCCGTTCGATCAGCGCCTGACCCACGGCCATAACCATGACGCTGCCGTGCAGCGCTTCGTCGGTCAGCCCGGCGATGCCTGGGGCGCGATGCTGGCGATGGATGAAAAAGGCGTGCAGCGCATGGCCGGCTACCTCTCTAACGAGGTGCTGCGCGAGGCGAAACTGGCGCGGATGGAGGTATTACGCAGTGAGGTGCAGCGCGAGCTGACCGAAAACCTGCTCGGCCAGTGGGCGCAGAACGTGGAAGCCGACGACGCCGCGGCCCGCCTGCGCATCGCCGAAACCCTGCTGAAGGCCCTGCAGACCCGCACCGGCGTTCACGGCGAACTGCTGGAGCGGCTGGTGCCGGTGCGTGACACATTGCGCCATCTGTTTTTACAGCGTGAACAGCGCAACGAACGCCTGCTGGCGGATGAGTACAGCATCAGCGATGACGACCCGTTTGGCATCGGCGTGGCCATCGACCTGCTGAGCGAAACGCCGCTGACGGCGGTGCAGACCAGCTACCACAGCGTGCCGGAAGTCGACCACGACGCCGAATTTGCCCAGCAGGTGTACCGCTACTGGGTCAACCAGCTGCGCCAGCTGCCGGAAAACGGCCCGCTGCTGGAGCTGCTCGGCGTCAGCAAACCGACGCTGGAGATGCTGACCAGCGAGCTGATCACCGCCAGCGTGCGTCAGGGGGTGGAACCGGCGCTGGCGCGCATTCTGGCCAACGACGACGCCCAGGGCCTGCCGGCCGGGCAGGTCGCCGACCGCCAGGTGTCGCGCGCGCTGAGCGTGATCGGCGATTTTGTCGCCTGGCTGGGCTTTCAGCAGCTGCCGGAGGCTGAACGGCCGGAGAGCCGCATCAACCGCGGGCAGAAGATTTTCGCCAAACCGGAAGTGCAGACCGCCAGCCTCGGGCCGGGCCAGCGCCTGACCCGGCTGGCGCTGAAGCCGAATAACCACGCGGCCTTCTACATCTACGACTGGCTGGTCGGGCTGAATACGCTGATCGTGCAAAACGCCGGCTGGTCCGCCGCACGTGAAGTCAGCCCGGAACAGCGCGAGCAGCTGGCGCAGACGGTAGCGATGATTCGACGGTAA